A window of the Desulforapulum autotrophicum HRM2 genome harbors these coding sequences:
- the gyrB gene encoding DNA topoisomerase (ATP-hydrolyzing) subunit B, which yields MKNNDNVKDYGANNIKILEGLEAVRKRPSMYIGNVGIEGLHHLVYEVVDNSIDEAMAGHCDKIIVIIHPDQSVSVEDNGRGIPVGMHETEHIPAAEVVMTKLHAGGKFDKDSYKVSGGLHGVGISVVNALSINLEMEVFKDGKVYFQRYSRGVKQTELEITGDTDKSGTRILFKPDFDIMNENEFEYEKLSRRMRELAFLNKGIRIIIEDELSAEKDDFHYEGGLLSFVEYLNRNFTAMHEPIHIEGEKSDVSVDVAIQYNDTFKEKIYSFANNINTIEGGTHLSGFKGALTRTLNNYASSGNLPKNMQNIKIGGDDVREGLTAIVSVKVMDPQFEGQTKTKLGNSEVKGIVESLINERLAMFLEENPNTAKKIIMKAVDAARARDAAKRARELARKKGTLLDSTLPGKLAECQYADPKERELFLVEGDSAGGSAKQGRDRRFQAILPLKGKILNVEKARFDKILRSDEIKNVFTVLGTGAGKEEYDIEKIRYHKIVIMTDADVDGSHIRTLLLTFFFRQMPDLISNGYLYIAQPPLFRIGKGKSGIYLKDEPEYRDYLLKRICEQKEVRLADSEEPLPEESLFAFLKDLISFHNAVDRLTMREMDTKLLMFLIGEGVKDKFFLEDLERMTSLKETLTAKGYIIRDITFDEERNLYEMDILGNEHDREKGIKHSLVTVGRSLIAMGDYTIMHKVLNKIESMDLPPFNVCAKSSSDKVVSFEDRTEFFNYIMAEAKKGIAIQRYKGLGEMNPDQLWETTMDPEKRVMLQVNIEDAEKADEIFTLLMGEEVEPRRNFIQTNALEVSSLDF from the coding sequence ATGAAAAACAACGACAATGTAAAAGATTATGGTGCAAACAATATAAAAATTCTTGAAGGTCTTGAAGCCGTCAGAAAAAGACCTTCCATGTATATTGGAAACGTGGGGATAGAAGGCCTGCATCACTTGGTTTATGAGGTGGTGGACAACAGTATTGACGAGGCCATGGCGGGTCACTGTGATAAAATAATCGTCATCATCCATCCAGATCAGAGCGTCAGTGTCGAGGACAACGGCCGTGGTATTCCCGTTGGCATGCATGAAACGGAACATATACCGGCAGCTGAAGTGGTCATGACAAAACTCCATGCCGGCGGTAAATTTGACAAGGATTCCTACAAGGTATCCGGGGGACTTCACGGGGTGGGAATCTCCGTTGTGAATGCCCTTTCCATTAATTTAGAGATGGAAGTGTTCAAGGACGGCAAGGTTTACTTCCAGCGGTATTCCAGGGGTGTCAAACAGACTGAACTTGAGATCACAGGTGATACGGATAAAAGCGGAACACGAATCCTGTTCAAACCTGATTTTGATATTATGAACGAAAATGAGTTTGAATACGAAAAGTTATCCCGGCGGATGAGGGAGCTTGCATTCCTGAACAAGGGGATTCGCATCATCATTGAGGATGAACTTTCCGCTGAAAAGGATGATTTTCACTATGAAGGCGGACTTCTATCGTTTGTTGAATATTTGAACCGTAATTTTACCGCCATGCATGAACCCATTCATATTGAAGGAGAAAAGAGTGATGTCAGCGTGGATGTCGCCATTCAGTACAACGACACATTCAAGGAAAAAATATATTCTTTTGCCAACAATATAAACACCATTGAGGGCGGAACCCATCTGTCTGGATTCAAGGGCGCACTTACCCGTACGCTGAACAATTATGCAAGCTCTGGAAATCTTCCAAAAAATATGCAGAATATCAAGATCGGTGGTGATGATGTAAGGGAAGGGCTTACGGCCATTGTCAGCGTCAAGGTAATGGATCCCCAGTTTGAAGGTCAGACAAAGACAAAGCTTGGCAATAGCGAGGTCAAGGGAATAGTAGAGTCCCTTATCAATGAACGCCTTGCCATGTTTCTTGAGGAAAATCCCAACACGGCTAAAAAAATAATCATGAAGGCCGTTGATGCGGCAAGGGCAAGGGATGCCGCCAAGAGGGCAAGGGAGCTTGCACGGAAAAAGGGCACCCTGCTTGATTCAACCCTTCCGGGAAAACTTGCCGAATGCCAGTACGCAGATCCCAAAGAGAGGGAACTCTTTCTTGTGGAGGGAGATTCAGCAGGCGGTAGTGCCAAGCAGGGAAGGGACAGACGGTTCCAGGCCATCCTTCCCCTGAAGGGAAAAATATTAAACGTTGAAAAGGCGCGGTTTGACAAAATTTTAAGAAGTGATGAGATTAAAAATGTCTTTACCGTTCTTGGTACAGGGGCTGGAAAAGAGGAGTATGATATAGAAAAGATCCGTTACCACAAGATCGTCATCATGACCGATGCCGATGTGGATGGGTCCCATATCAGAACCCTGCTGCTCACCTTTTTCTTTCGCCAGATGCCCGATCTGATCAGCAACGGATATCTGTATATTGCCCAGCCGCCTCTTTTTCGAATAGGTAAGGGTAAAAGCGGCATCTATCTCAAGGATGAGCCTGAGTACAGGGATTATCTTCTAAAAAGGATATGTGAACAAAAGGAAGTTCGCCTGGCAGACAGCGAAGAGCCCCTGCCAGAAGAGAGTCTCTTTGCCTTTTTAAAGGATTTGATCTCGTTCCACAATGCCGTTGACCGGCTCACCATGCGTGAAATGGATACAAAACTTTTAATGTTCCTGATCGGTGAGGGGGTAAAGGATAAATTCTTTCTTGAGGACCTTGAACGTATGACATCCCTCAAGGAGACCCTGACCGCCAAGGGATATATCATCCGTGATATCACATTTGACGAAGAAAGAAACCTGTATGAAATGGATATCCTTGGCAACGAGCATGACCGGGAAAAGGGTATAAAGCACAGCCTTGTCACGGTTGGCCGCAGCCTGATCGCCATGGGCGATTATACGATCATGCACAAGGTGCTAAACAAGATAGAATCCATGGACCTGCCGCCGTTCAATGTGTGTGCCAAATCTTCCAGTGACAAGGTGGTCTCTTTTGAAGACAGGACTGAATTTTTCAACTATATTATGGCTGAGGCCAAGAAAGGGATAGCCATCCAACGATACAAGGGTCTTGGTGAGATGAACCCGGATCAGCTGTGGGAAACCACAATGGATCCTGAAAAAAGGGTGATGCTCCAGGTCAATATTGAAGATGCGGAAAAAGCCGATGAAATTTTTACCCTGCTTATGGGTGAAGAGGTGGAGCCCCGGAGAAATTTTATTCAGACCAATGCCCTTGAGGTTTCGTCCCTGGATTTTTAA
- a CDS encoding tetratricopeptide repeat protein — MDKRTLLLLVFIIFLQPQLTLGKDNIQADIPFSTAIALEKARNMTQADKRSQAIDLLETFRKKLIETNKQIHPFLLFTLGNYSMEANHIEEATRYYEDCVKNGGDFSPAWLNLAKACYDLEQFNRAGQCFVRGYELETEKRAVLLYYAANAFFSARQYPKAMAVFNRLTKNHTGEIQPSWHELAVHIFLALEQPKNALPHMEYLAQNMDGTARTTWQEALLYQYMELGMDKKALDFVTFLTREYPLEPKWWKGLARFSLDNNKMENAIVAMTLYSFLTPLTDNEKKLMADLYLAAGIPAKAVEHYQDISTPEKRLAVTQNTVIALRQMNLDQKALELLDQVLTTEKISIKLKMLKGDLLFYLEQYQAAETLFETLAPKDNSGHSWLMLGYSRWNLGKIQSARTAMARAATFKQQKKAAARAIKSLK, encoded by the coding sequence ATGGATAAACGAACGTTATTGTTGCTGGTTTTTATTATCTTTCTTCAACCACAGTTGACCCTGGGTAAAGACAATATTCAGGCGGATATTCCCTTTTCCACAGCCATTGCCCTGGAAAAAGCCCGGAATATGACCCAGGCAGATAAACGATCCCAGGCCATTGATCTTCTGGAAACATTTAGAAAAAAGTTAATAGAAACAAACAAACAGATCCATCCTTTTCTGCTGTTTACCCTGGGCAATTATTCCATGGAAGCCAACCATATAGAAGAGGCGACCCGATACTACGAAGACTGTGTTAAAAACGGTGGTGATTTTTCACCTGCATGGCTGAACCTTGCAAAGGCCTGTTACGACCTTGAACAGTTTAACAGGGCCGGTCAATGCTTTGTCAGGGGGTACGAACTTGAGACGGAAAAAAGGGCTGTTCTGCTATACTATGCTGCCAACGCCTTTTTCTCTGCCAGGCAATATCCAAAGGCCATGGCGGTTTTCAATCGTCTGACAAAAAATCATACCGGCGAGATCCAACCCAGTTGGCACGAGCTTGCCGTCCATATTTTCCTGGCACTCGAACAGCCAAAAAATGCCTTGCCACACATGGAATATCTTGCACAAAATATGGATGGAACCGCCAGAACCACCTGGCAGGAGGCCCTTCTTTACCAATATATGGAACTTGGCATGGATAAAAAAGCCCTTGATTTTGTGACTTTTTTAACCAGGGAATATCCCCTTGAACCCAAATGGTGGAAGGGACTTGCACGGTTCAGCCTGGATAACAATAAGATGGAAAACGCCATTGTGGCAATGACTCTGTACAGCTTTTTAACCCCTTTGACGGACAATGAGAAAAAACTGATGGCCGATCTTTACCTGGCCGCGGGCATTCCCGCAAAAGCCGTTGAACACTACCAGGATATATCAACCCCGGAAAAAAGATTGGCAGTCACACAAAACACAGTTATTGCACTTAGACAGATGAATCTTGATCAGAAGGCCCTTGAACTTCTGGATCAGGTGCTGACAACGGAAAAAATATCCATTAAATTAAAAATGCTCAAGGGAGACCTGCTGTTTTATCTGGAACAATACCAGGCAGCTGAAACCCTGTTTGAAACCCTTGCACCCAAGGATAATTCAGGACATTCCTGGCTCATGCTGGGATATAGCCGATGGAACCTTGGCAAGATTCAATCCGCCCGAACAGCAATGGCCCGGGCAGCCACCTTTAAACAACAGAAAAAAGCAGCAGCCCGGGCCATTAAATCCCTTAAATAA
- a CDS encoding energy transducer TonB, translated as MKHLRPWLGAALVSIVLNLVFFSLMPLMTNHEKQTGIKELRITSQVNIVRLKEPDPEIVKKEPEKKRPDSESKGKKDTLKNIKQPPRSAPQRVAHDFPTLDFKVNPNLPTTPQAPVFPMEQVAFSPQVMDRIYTGADIDNSLVPKVHIPPVYPFQAKRRGIEGWVKVRFLVNPKGEVEDISILDSSPKNVFDQSVLNALPRWKFTPGTVEGVAVKTRVETTIRFELEN; from the coding sequence GTGAAACACTTGAGGCCGTGGCTGGGTGCAGCCCTTGTATCCATTGTGCTGAACCTCGTATTTTTCAGCCTTATGCCGTTGATGACAAACCATGAAAAACAGACCGGCATAAAAGAATTAAGAATAACCAGTCAGGTCAATATTGTGAGACTCAAGGAACCTGATCCAGAAATAGTTAAAAAAGAGCCGGAAAAAAAACGGCCAGACTCGGAATCCAAGGGAAAAAAAGATACGCTAAAAAACATTAAGCAGCCCCCCAGGTCTGCACCCCAACGGGTGGCCCATGATTTTCCCACCCTTGACTTTAAGGTTAACCCTAATTTACCGACAACGCCCCAGGCCCCGGTTTTTCCAATGGAACAGGTGGCATTTTCCCCCCAGGTCATGGACAGAATATATACCGGTGCTGATATAGATAATTCCCTTGTACCCAAGGTTCACATTCCCCCTGTCTATCCTTTTCAGGCAAAAAGAAGGGGAATAGAAGGATGGGTAAAGGTCCGCTTTCTGGTCAATCCAAAAGGGGAGGTGGAAGATATTTCCATCCTTGACTCATCACCGAAAAATGTATTTGACCAAAGCGTACTCAATGCCCTTCCCAGGTGGAAATTCACCCCTGGAACAGTTGAAGGAGTGGCCGTTAAAACCCGGGTGGAAACAACCATAAGGTTTGAACTTGAAAATTAA
- a CDS encoding ExbD/TolR family protein has product MINITAARKAKRQSLTLDIAPLIDMVFILLIFFLVTTSFVRETGVEVNRPTASTAIAKENVTILVGITAQDKIYMDNREIDIRALRLNVERSLGEKPDGSVVIVADKNSNTGTAIAAMDQCRLAGAKEVSLAAGMKAEKIR; this is encoded by the coding sequence ATGATCAACATCACAGCAGCCAGAAAAGCAAAAAGACAAAGCCTGACCCTGGATATAGCACCCCTGATAGACATGGTGTTTATCCTGTTGATATTTTTTTTAGTGACCACCTCATTTGTCAGGGAAACCGGGGTGGAAGTCAACCGTCCCACCGCATCAACGGCCATTGCCAAAGAAAATGTCACTATTCTGGTGGGTATAACGGCCCAGGATAAGATATATATGGACAACCGGGAGATCGACATAAGGGCGTTACGCCTGAATGTGGAAAGATCACTTGGGGAAAAGCCGGACGGAAGTGTGGTTATTGTGGCGGACAAAAATTCAAATACGGGGACGGCCATCGCCGCCATGGATCAATGCCGCCTGGCAGGCGCCAAAGAGGTGAGCCTCGCAGCAGGCATGAAGGCGGAAAAAATTAGGTGA
- a CDS encoding MotA/TolQ/ExbB proton channel family protein, with amino-acid sequence MEAYLRTGSIVMIPLVAVSIIMWTLIINRILFFHRLHRKNMSREMAGEFVKNNELPPVHLYRGAVSLLVTQFLNNRTRKASVDLYILDETVMDIITVLERHLALIGVLAAVAPLLGLLGTVTGMMATFDIISTFGTGNARAMAGGISEALVTTQTGLLVAIPGLYMHGFLVKRAEKLKGVIASTGIYLQRFV; translated from the coding sequence ATGGAAGCCTACCTCAGGACTGGCAGCATCGTCATGATTCCCCTGGTGGCAGTCTCAATTATCATGTGGACTTTAATCATTAACCGCATCTTATTTTTCCATCGGCTCCATCGAAAAAACATGTCAAGGGAAATGGCAGGAGAATTTGTCAAAAACAATGAACTCCCCCCCGTTCACCTTTACCGGGGAGCGGTCTCCCTTCTGGTGACCCAGTTTTTGAACAACCGGACCCGGAAGGCCTCCGTGGACCTTTACATCCTTGACGAAACGGTAATGGATATAATAACCGTCCTTGAACGCCATCTTGCCCTGATCGGGGTGCTGGCCGCCGTGGCGCCCCTTCTCGGACTCCTTGGAACGGTGACAGGAATGATGGCGACTTTTGATATCATATCAACCTTTGGAACGGGAAATGCCAGGGCCATGGCAGGCGGCATATCAGAAGCCCTGGTGACCACCCAGACAGGGCTCCTCGTGGCCATTCCCGGGCTCTACATGCACGGGTTCCTTGTCAAGCGTGCAGAAAAATTAAAAGGAGTCATTGCATCAACCGGCATATACCTCCAAAGATTTGTATAA
- a CDS encoding MotA/TolQ/ExbB proton channel family protein, with amino-acid sequence MILIILFLSMGITVHSFAAQQQTHDMRATAIEAQEQRNKMMHQADLERQTAAKEANESRQKIFQDKKSLTRAIEQQKQKNLALDQKNIQLKEKIKALKASKEKMGTRLAEMDAVVKELSGFVRITAKDIDTLIGQSLQSALIKDRKAAITPLLKTSKFPAMKDIRAMKNILMDEILGSGQVRIQQGTIIDQMGKEVMADILVLGNFTAAYRIDKTVGFLLFSDESQQLFALSKEPSSAMQKAIGKYMNGKSDAVPIDISKGNAMRQLTHRLSLLEQIPKGGPVVWPILALAVLAVLIILEKTFFLARKYLNAAPFMATLKKRIAAQDWEGCSQLLARHGKKPLARALSAGMDFRTKTRTDMENALQEAILREIPPLERFLSTLGMLAAIAPLMGLLGTVTGMINTFHTITFYGTSDPRMMSGGISEALVTTMLGLCVAIPIMLCHTLLSRWVETMIATMEEKGVAMVNAFFILGNGEF; translated from the coding sequence ATGATACTGATTATCCTGTTTTTATCCATGGGGATTACGGTTCACTCTTTTGCCGCACAGCAGCAAACCCACGACATGCGAGCCACGGCCATTGAAGCCCAGGAACAGCGGAACAAAATGATGCATCAGGCCGATCTGGAACGTCAAACAGCTGCAAAAGAGGCAAACGAAAGCCGACAGAAAATATTCCAGGATAAAAAAAGTCTGACCCGGGCAATTGAACAGCAAAAACAAAAAAACCTGGCCCTGGATCAAAAAAACATTCAGCTAAAGGAAAAGATCAAGGCCCTCAAGGCAAGCAAAGAAAAAATGGGTACAAGGCTTGCCGAAATGGATGCCGTTGTAAAGGAACTTTCAGGCTTTGTGAGGATCACGGCAAAGGATATTGACACCCTGATCGGACAGAGCCTCCAGAGCGCTCTTATCAAGGATAGAAAGGCTGCTATTACCCCCCTGTTAAAAACTTCGAAATTTCCAGCCATGAAAGATATACGGGCCATGAAGAATATTTTAATGGATGAAATCCTGGGTTCAGGCCAGGTGAGAATTCAGCAGGGAACCATCATCGACCAGATGGGAAAGGAGGTCATGGCCGATATTCTGGTCCTTGGCAACTTTACCGCAGCCTACAGAATTGACAAGACCGTTGGCTTTTTACTCTTCTCAGATGAGAGCCAGCAATTGTTTGCCCTTTCAAAGGAACCTTCAAGTGCCATGCAAAAGGCCATTGGAAAATATATGAACGGCAAATCCGATGCTGTTCCCATTGATATTTCCAAGGGCAATGCCATGCGTCAACTCACCCACCGGTTGAGCCTTTTAGAGCAAATACCCAAGGGAGGACCCGTTGTATGGCCGATTCTTGCCCTGGCTGTTCTGGCGGTCCTGATCATCCTTGAAAAAACATTTTTTCTGGCAAGGAAATATCTAAATGCAGCCCCGTTCATGGCAACCCTGAAAAAAAGAATAGCCGCACAGGACTGGGAAGGGTGCAGTCAGCTTCTGGCACGCCATGGAAAAAAGCCCCTTGCCAGGGCACTTTCCGCGGGCATGGATTTTAGAACAAAAACAAGGACAGATATGGAAAATGCGCTCCAGGAGGCAATCCTCAGGGAAATCCCCCCACTTGAACGCTTTTTATCCACCCTTGGCATGTTGGCAGCCATTGCACCGCTCATGGGACTTCTTGGCACGGTCACAGGCATGATAAACACTTTTCACACCATCACCTTTTACGGCACCAGCGATCCAAGGATGATGTCAGGCGGTATATCAGAGGCCCTTGTAACCACCATGCTGGGCCTGTGTGTGGCCATCCCCATCATGCTGTGCCACACCCTGTTAAGCCGTTGGGTTGAAACCATGATCGCCACCATGGAAGAGAAGGGCGTGGCCATGGTCAATGCTTTTTTTATACTTGGAAACGGTGAATTTTGA
- a CDS encoding DUF3450 domain-containing protein encodes MVKHSTRLILIALMAFSMPTGAFSADNLAERAMDSVKKGVDIRKETQKNEARWFEDKKKLVAEYTSLEAEFESLTNEEIELVDAINQLQVNISDLETSLKDIEEIASDLDPFLQATVVEIDALVENNFPMLLDERKNRIAALKTLVQSSEITVSEKFRKTMETLFVEASYGNTVEVYQEKVSLGGETILADIFRLGRVSLFCITPDGNLTGFYDRAKESWQPLPVSYNSEIAKAVEMGTKRRAMDFLTLPLGRMVAQ; translated from the coding sequence TTGGTTAAACATTCAACACGACTGATATTGATTGCACTCATGGCTTTTTCCATGCCGACGGGGGCTTTTTCTGCAGATAACCTTGCAGAACGAGCCATGGATTCAGTAAAAAAAGGGGTGGATATCCGCAAGGAAACTCAAAAAAACGAAGCCCGCTGGTTTGAGGACAAAAAAAAACTTGTTGCCGAGTACACCTCCCTTGAAGCAGAATTTGAGAGTCTCACCAACGAGGAGATCGAACTTGTGGATGCCATCAACCAGCTTCAGGTGAACATCAGCGACCTGGAAACTTCCCTCAAAGATATTGAGGAAATCGCATCAGACCTTGATCCTTTTTTACAGGCAACCGTGGTTGAGATTGATGCCCTTGTGGAAAATAATTTTCCCATGCTCTTGGACGAAAGGAAAAACCGGATTGCAGCCCTTAAAACGCTTGTCCAATCAAGCGAAATCACTGTCAGTGAAAAATTTAGAAAAACCATGGAAACCCTGTTTGTCGAGGCAAGCTATGGCAACACTGTCGAGGTGTACCAGGAAAAGGTTTCCCTGGGGGGTGAAACAATACTGGCAGATATCTTCCGCCTTGGCCGGGTTTCGTTGTTCTGTATTACCCCGGACGGTAACCTTACCGGCTTTTACGACCGGGCAAAAGAGTCATGGCAACCCTTGCCTGTCTCGTACAACAGTGAAATCGCAAAGGCCGTTGAAATGGGCACCAAACGTAGAGCCATGGATTTTCTGACCCTGCCCCTGGGAAGGATGGTGGCCCAGTGA
- the rlmN gene encoding 23S rRNA (adenine(2503)-C(2))-methyltransferase RlmN, with the protein MNLLEMTFKEVSQLLYNGFGRGDYHAGALLREVIKRGNHNFSTAPEFERSQGMSLALVSDYELPDFTVVDQMEEDNTVKFVTRLHDGCSIESVIIPMKQYNTLCVSTQAGCRMGCRFCETARSGFKRNLQVHEITGQLFSARNTLGKKISNIVFMGMGEPFDNFDNLVRSIRVFNDQKGFDVAFRHMTVSTCGLVPGIRALAGLGLTQLSLAVSVHSAIDEVRSVLMPVNRRYPLNVLRAALADYPLHKRRYILVEYVLIKGVNDSQEAAAALVQYLVPLKVRVNLIAYNPGRDPDPEFQGVDDCSMNQFASWLEDSGLFVIKRWSKGQKLMAGCGQLSTRT; encoded by the coding sequence ATGAACTTACTTGAAATGACATTTAAAGAGGTATCCCAACTCTTGTACAATGGATTCGGCCGGGGGGATTACCATGCAGGGGCACTACTCCGGGAGGTAATAAAAAGGGGAAATCATAATTTTTCAACGGCCCCGGAGTTTGAGCGGTCACAGGGGATGTCCCTGGCCCTGGTATCCGATTACGAGTTGCCGGATTTTACCGTTGTGGATCAGATGGAAGAGGATAATACCGTAAAGTTTGTTACCCGTTTACACGACGGATGTTCCATTGAATCTGTGATTATTCCCATGAAGCAGTACAATACCCTGTGTGTTTCCACCCAGGCAGGATGTCGCATGGGTTGCAGGTTCTGTGAGACCGCACGATCGGGTTTCAAGAGAAATCTTCAGGTACATGAAATCACGGGTCAGCTCTTTTCCGCCAGGAACACCCTGGGAAAAAAAATCAGCAACATCGTGTTCATGGGTATGGGTGAACCCTTTGATAACTTTGACAACCTTGTGCGGTCCATTCGGGTTTTTAACGACCAGAAGGGTTTTGATGTGGCCTTCCGCCACATGACCGTCTCCACCTGTGGTCTTGTCCCCGGCATAAGGGCCCTTGCAGGACTTGGTCTCACCCAGCTGAGCCTTGCCGTTTCCGTCCATTCGGCCATTGATGAAGTAAGGTCCGTTCTCATGCCCGTCAACCGGCGATATCCCCTGAATGTGTTGAGGGCTGCCCTGGCGGATTACCCCCTTCACAAACGACGTTATATTCTGGTCGAGTATGTGTTGATAAAGGGGGTCAACGATTCCCAAGAGGCTGCCGCAGCCCTTGTGCAATACCTTGTCCCCCTTAAGGTAAGGGTAAATCTCATTGCCTATAACCCGGGCCGGGACCCGGATCCTGAGTTCCAGGGGGTGGATGATTGTTCCATGAACCAGTTTGCCAGCTGGCTTGAAGATTCCGGGTTGTTTGTCATCAAGCGCTGGAGCAAAGGTCAAAAACTCATGGCCGGTTGCGGCCAGCTTTCGACCCGGACTTAG
- a CDS encoding aminotransferase class I/II-fold pyridoxal phosphate-dependent enzyme, translated as MAEDKIIRFASRMEQLPPYLFGMINAMKMEKRRNGDDVIDLGMGNPMDPTPETVVDKLVEVAQNPKTHGYPTASSGMKNLKREIALYYKRHYDIGLDAQTETIFTIGSKEGISHLSLALLGPGDSVLVPGPAFPIHIYAAVIAGANVVRIPIAPAESFLKRIVNICESFYPGPKVLMINYPHNPTGELGSLDLFKEIVVLAKRFKFMVIHDFAYSMITFDGYKAPSFLEAPGAKDVGVEFGSFSKSYNMAGWRMGYCVGNAEIIAALAKIKGYFDYGIFSAIQIAGIIALRDCDDTITRQVEIYQSRRDTLCSGLERMGWPVKSPGAGMFVWVKIPEPYAKMGSMQFAIEMMNRANVAVAPGVGFSEEGEGFLRLALVENEERLRQAIRQMRKAIQDMEKEGIF; from the coding sequence ATGGCTGAAGATAAAATAATACGTTTTGCCAGCAGGATGGAGCAGCTTCCCCCCTATCTTTTTGGCATGATAAATGCCATGAAGATGGAAAAAAGACGCAACGGGGACGATGTCATCGATCTTGGCATGGGCAACCCCATGGACCCGACCCCTGAGACCGTTGTTGATAAACTGGTTGAAGTGGCCCAGAATCCCAAGACCCACGGCTATCCAACCGCCTCTTCGGGTATGAAAAATCTTAAACGGGAAATAGCCCTCTACTATAAACGCCACTATGACATCGGGCTTGATGCTCAGACAGAAACGATCTTCACCATCGGATCCAAAGAGGGTATTTCCCATTTGAGCCTCGCCCTTCTGGGGCCGGGGGATTCAGTTCTGGTGCCAGGACCTGCGTTCCCCATCCATATATATGCGGCCGTCATTGCCGGAGCAAATGTGGTAAGAATTCCCATTGCACCGGCAGAATCCTTTCTCAAACGCATCGTCAATATCTGCGAATCCTTTTATCCGGGTCCCAAGGTATTGATGATCAACTACCCCCACAACCCCACGGGCGAACTTGGCAGCCTGGATCTGTTCAAGGAGATCGTGGTACTTGCTAAACGATTCAAGTTCATGGTCATCCACGATTTTGCCTATTCAATGATCACATTTGACGGATATAAGGCCCCAAGCTTTCTTGAAGCGCCCGGAGCAAAAGATGTGGGGGTGGAATTTGGATCCTTTTCAAAATCCTACAACATGGCTGGATGGCGCATGGGATATTGCGTGGGAAATGCTGAAATTATTGCCGCCCTTGCAAAAATAAAGGGATATTTTGATTACGGTATCTTTTCAGCCATACAGATTGCCGGTATCATCGCCCTGAGGGATTGTGACGACACCATAACCCGGCAGGTAGAAATCTACCAGTCAAGGCGGGACACCCTGTGCAGTGGCCTTGAACGCATGGGCTGGCCAGTAAAATCGCCAGGTGCAGGCATGTTTGTCTGGGTAAAGATCCCAGAACCCTACGCTAAAATGGGATCCATGCAGTTTGCCATTGAGATGATGAACCGGGCCAATGTGGCCGTGGCACCGGGCGTCGGGTTCAGTGAAGAGGGCGAGGGATTTTTAAGACTGGCCCTTGTGGAAAACGAGGAACGTCTTCGCCAGGCCATCCGCCAGATGAGAAAAGCCATCCAGGACATGGAAAAAGAGGGGATCTTTTAA